The Actinomycetota bacterium genome segment CTGCCGGGACAGTTCCATAAGTTTATTTACAAAGGGAAGTACAAATCCATAGAAATCTGCCCTGGTTATATCTTCCAGGTGGCATCTAGGAATTACCCCTGCCTCCAGGGCATCATTAACTACTCCCAGATATGTTTTAATGGCCTCAGAACGGTTCATATTAAGCTTTTTGAATATATGGTAGTCAGAGCAGGACACCAGTATCCCCGTTTCTTTTATACCCAGGCTTTTTACAATTTCAAAGTCCTGTTTTTTGGCTCTGATCCAGGAGGAAATCTGGGGATATTTATAGCCTTTTTCCATGCATTTGGTTACTGCTTCCTTGTCTTTATTAGAATATACAAAGAATTCAGATTGCCTTATTACCCCTGCTCCATTATCCAGCTGGTGCAGCAGGTCAAATATCTGGCATATCTGTTCTACTGTATAGGGAGATCTGGCCTGCTGGCCGTCCCTGAAAGTGGTATCAGTTATATACAGCTTTTCTGGAATATTCATAGGTACCGAACGGTGGTTGAACACAATCTTGGGTATATCGGTATAAGGGTAAAAATTCCTAAACAGGTTTGGCTTTTCTACATCCCTGAAGCTGTATTCGATTTCCAGCATTTTGCTTTTTTTATTATATTTCACATTACTGCCCATACACTCTCCTTTATCTGTAGTTTACTTAGCAAAAGTAATAATATTTTAACAAAGAATAAATTATAACCATAGGAATAAAAAATAAGCGTGGTATTTACATATTAGTATATTAATATATAATAAATAACAAATAATTTAATTTAGGAGGTAACCTGTGAAAGGCATATTGGCTACCCTTAGGATATTAATTGGGTTTGAATTCTTATGGGCATTCATGGATAAACTATTGGGGTTGGGCTTTGCTACTGAACCACAGGCAGCCTGGATAGCAGGAGGTTCTCCCACTGAAGGTTTTTTAAAATTTGCTTCCAGGGGGCCCCTGGCCGGATTATACCAGGCTATCGGGGGCAGTGCAGTGGTTGACTGGTTGTTTATGTTAGGCTTGCTGTTTGTAGGCCTAACCTTGATATTAGGGGTATTGGTAAAGATAAGTACCACGGTAGGGGCAGTAATGATGGTACTGTTGTGGTCGGCGGTGCTCCCCCCTAATAATAACCCCTTAATTGATGCCCATATCATAAACGTATTCTTGCTTATCCTGCTTAATATCAGCGGTGCGGGCAGGTATTTTGGACTGGGAAAATGGTGGTCTAAAACCGGAATGGTAAAAAGGGTATCTGTGTTGGAGTAGTTCTAATTTAATCTAATTTTTAATATAGTATGATGCGCCTGTTCTTAAAAATAGGAGAACAGGCTAACTATACTATGGGGCAGTAGCATAGGTTTGCAGCAAGTTAATGGTAGCTGGGCATTATAGAGAAAAAAGTGCTACACAATATTGAAAACGTAGCACTTTAGTTATATAATGTTAACCCTATAGGGAGGGTTAACATGAATTACCGGGAACATATAAATAAGCTTATAAGACAGAAAGACCTAGAGCAGCTCCTTTATAAATCTGCTGAATTCCACGGACATATCTGCAGTTTTTCTGCCTATGGGGTAAAAGCTGCCTGCTATGCTATGAACCAGCTTAATTTAGAGCATGAAGGCATGGAAGAAGTACTGGCCATAGTGGAGACCAATAACTGTTTTAGTGATGGGGTACAGCTGGTAACTGGATGCACTTTTGGCAATAATGCCCTAATTTTTTATGATTTGGGCAAAACGGCAGTAACCGTAGCCAGCAGGGCCAATAAACAATGGATCAGGCTGGTATTGAAGGCTAGCTTTTGGAAATCCAGGGCAGAAATTTATCCCAGGCTTTTTGAACTGTATGAAAATATAGTAACCAAAAGGAAAAATGTTGGACCGCAGGTTAAAAAGGAGTTTAGGCAGCTGGGGCAAAACATGGCCTCTAGTGAGCTAAAGGTACCAGAACCAGAGATGTTTGTTATTACCAAAGGCAAGGCAGAGCCTCCGCGGTTTGCCCCTATCCATAAATCAGTTATCTGCAGCCAATGCGGTGAGTCAGTGATGGAAACCAGGGCTAGGTTAAAAGAAGGCCAGCCTTATTGCCTTGCTTGTGCTGCAGATAGGTTTTTCTATATGGATGGTTATGGAATTGGATGCAGGGAGCAGGTGTGAGAAGGATAATCATACCTGCCCTAATGATTGCGGTGATACTGGTTTTCTGCGGTTGTTCTGATGGAGCCAAACCAAACCAGGATATATTAAAAATAGGGGACGAAACTGGTGATTGGGGCTTTCCTTCCCCCTACGGAATGTATGCCCGGGGCCCCGGCTATATAAGAATGAGCTTATTGTTTGATACCCTGATATGGAAAGATAGCCAGGGCCAATTTGTAGGCATGCTGGCTGAAAGCTGGAATTATGACCAGCAAAATAATTCCTTTACTTTTCATTTAAGGCCAAAAATCAGCTGGCATGACGGGGAGCCTTTTACAGCAGATGATGTACTTTTTACCTTTAACTATATGCAGCAGCATCCTTGGGTATGGGTGGATTTTAGTTTTATAGAATCTGTGGAAAAGCTGGATGATCTTTCGTTTACTATAAGCCTTTCTAAACCTTATGCCCCCTTCCTGGCCAATATTGCTGGGACTTTGCCTATTTTACCCCAGCATATCTGGCAAGATGTCCAGGAACCGTTAACATACCGCCAGGATGATGCCCTGGTGGGCACCGGCCCTTACCGGCTGGCTGATTACAACCCCAGCGAAGGCTCTTATCTTTATGAGGCTAACCAGAACTATTACGGGGGAAAAGTTTCGCCTTCCAGTATTGCTTTTATAAAGGTATCCCAAGAGACCACCGGTCCCATGCTGGAAAGCGGGGCCATTGATGCCGGGTCCATACCGGCCGATATTGCCCTAAATATGGAGCAGAAGGGCTTTAAATTGGAACAGGAACCGCCCGTCTGGGCAGTCAAGCTTATTATAAACCACCAGACTAATATACTGCTGGCAGGGCAGTCTTTACGGCAGGCTTTGGCCTACGGCATTAATTTAGATCAGTTGGTAGAAATTTCTCAAAGGGGACAAGCTGAAAAAGGCAGTCCGGGACTTATACCTCCTGCCAATACTGATTGGCATAATCCTCAAACATTTGAGTATGAGTTTAATCCTTCCCTGGCAGAGTCAATGATAGAAGAGCTGGGATATGGCAAAGGCCAGGATGGTTATTATGATAAGGAAGGCCAGCAGCTGGAGCTGGAGCTGGCAGTAAGTCAGGGAAACCTGGAAAGGGATGCCCAGATTATAAAAAGTAATTTAGAGGATATAGGAATAAAAATTGACCTGGTTAGCTATGAGGCCAAAACGTTGGACAGTAAAATTGAAACCTGGGATTTTGACTTGGCCCTAAGTGGCCATGGCGGCCTGGGAGGAGACCCAGAGTCACTGAACAGGGTTGTAATCGGTAAAGATTTTAACAGCGTAAGATACTTTAAGGACCAGCAGCTGGTAGACTTGTTAAATATGCAGATACAGGAAATGGATCAAGACAAAAGAAAAGAAATAATAGATGATATCCAAGAAATCTATGCCCGGCAGCTGCCCTCAATAACTCTTTACTATCCTCAGTGGTACTGGGCCCATAATGGCAAAGCAGATATTTTCTTTACTCCTGGAGGGTTGGCTACAGGAATACCGATACCAATAAATAAGATGGCATTTATAGGCGGTTGATATGGGAAAACGCATATCTAGCTATATCATAGCTTTTTTGGTAATCATAACTTTAAATTTCATGGTGCCCCGGATGCTTCCCGGTGATCCCTTAAGTGCCATATATGGAAATGAAGTGCTGATAAAATTACCCAGCCAGACCATGGAATATATTCAAAGTTCTTACGGATTGGAGGGGCCTTTATGGAAACAGTATTTAAATTACCTGTATTCAATGTTTTCAGGAAGGCTGGGATATTCCTATTTTCATCAGGCCAGGGTAGAAACCGTGCTTTCCGCTTATCTGCCCTACAGCCTTATACTTATGGGCTTGGCTGTATTCATCTCCCACCTATTGGGATTTATAGCAGGAATAGAATCAGGATGGAGGAGGGGAAGGCCTGCAGACCGGGTACTTCTGGGTTCCATTATATTTTCTTCCAGTTTTCCCAGTTTTTTTATAGGGGTATTATTATTAATACTTCTGGGCTCCATGTGGAACCTGCTGCCTTTCCAGGGAGCCAGTACTGCTTATGCTAACCTGAAAGGGCTTAGCCTTTCACTGGATTATCTAGCACACATGATTTTACCACTATTAAGCTTGGTAGTAGTATTTTTGCCGTCAGTATATTTACTTACCCGCAACTCTTTGATTTCTAATATGTCGGAGCCCTATATACTGCTGGCCCGGGCCAAAGGACTTAGCGAAACCAGGATAAGATATGTTCATGCTGGAAAGAATTCATTGATTCCGGTAGCTACCCAGGCAGGAATAAATGTTGGTACCCGGCTGGTAACCGGAGCCCTGTTTATAGAAATAATATTTTCCTATCCGGGCATGGGAACCCTCATCTATAATTCCATATTAAACCGGGATTATCCGCTTCTGCAGGGAAGCCTATTGGCGTTAACCCTATTGGTTTTAGTCATTAACTTTATTGCGGATATCCTTTACAAAAAATTAGACCCCAGGATAGATTATGCATATCAGCATTAGGCAAAACTTAAAACGGGATGTTAAGGCACAGGCGGGCCTGGGCTTGATTCTGCTGCTTTTTCTAGGGGCAATACTAGTACCCCTCCTAATTCAGGACCCTGACGCATTCAGTACCCACATATTTGCCCCGCCCAGTGCGCAGCACTGGCTGGGTACCAATGACCTGGGGCAGGATATATTTTCCCGGCTGGGCTACGGCCTGAGGACTTCCATGCTGATATCACTTAGTGCTGGCATGCTGGCTACCAGCATTAGTGTGATAGTAGGCATGTGGTCAGGCTTTGCCGGAGGATGGACAGACATGGTGATTATGAGAATAATAGATGCATTATTGATACTGCCATCCATAATAATTATCATCCTTATTTCTGCTTTTATACGGCCAAATATGGGCAGCCTGATAGTAATTATATCGCTGTTTCACTGGGCAGGTGGAGCCCGGATTATAAGGGGGCAGACTTTGGTATTAAAACATAAGACCCATATCAGTTGTGCCAAAACCTTTGGTGCCGGCAAGTGGTATACCCTAACCAGGCACATAATCCCTGATCTAGGGAATATCATTACGGCTTCCTTTTTGCATAATGCCCGCTCTGCCGTATTTTTAGAGGCAGGCATGGCTTTTATAGGAATTTCAAGCCTATCTTCGGTAAGCCTGGGAACCATGATGCATAATGCTTTTAAGTTTTACTATCTGCCGGTATGGTTGTGGTGGCTGCTTCCCCCCGGCATAATGCTTTCCCTAATTTTGCTTTCTTTTACCTTTTTGGGTAATTTAATGGAAAAAGTAATAGATCCGAGGCTAAAGGATGCTTGAAGTAAAAGATTTATATGCAGGATATGGGCCTAAAACCATACTTAAAGATATAAGTTTTACTGCTGCCCCCGGTGAGATAGTAGCCATTGTAGGGGAGTCGGGGACAGGGAAGACCACCCTGGCCATGAGCATTATGGGAATGCTTGGCCAGCAGTCTAAAGATGGAAGAACAAAAGGGGGAATTTACTTTAACGGAATAAATCTTTGCGGCGCAGATAAACAGCAATGGGCAAGTATCAGGTGGAAAAAAATATCTATGGTATTTCAAAATGTGGAAAATATCCTTAATCCTACCTTGACCATATACCATCAGCTTATAGAAATAGCAAATAGCAGCCAAGATGTTTCAGAGATGTTAAATGAGGTAGGTTTTCCAGCCGGTAGGCATAATGCCTACCCCCATCAGCTAAGCATGGGAGAAAAACAAAAAGCATTG includes the following:
- a CDS encoding ABC transporter permease; the encoded protein is MGKRISSYIIAFLVIITLNFMVPRMLPGDPLSAIYGNEVLIKLPSQTMEYIQSSYGLEGPLWKQYLNYLYSMFSGRLGYSYFHQARVETVLSAYLPYSLILMGLAVFISHLLGFIAGIESGWRRGRPADRVLLGSIIFSSSFPSFFIGVLLLILLGSMWNLLPFQGASTAYANLKGLSLSLDYLAHMILPLLSLVVVFLPSVYLLTRNSLISNMSEPYILLARAKGLSETRIRYVHAGKNSLIPVATQAGINVGTRLVTGALFIEIIFSYPGMGTLIYNSILNRDYPLLQGSLLALTLLVLVINFIADILYKKLDPRIDYAYQH
- a CDS encoding ABC transporter substrate-binding protein, coding for MRRIIIPALMIAVILVFCGCSDGAKPNQDILKIGDETGDWGFPSPYGMYARGPGYIRMSLLFDTLIWKDSQGQFVGMLAESWNYDQQNNSFTFHLRPKISWHDGEPFTADDVLFTFNYMQQHPWVWVDFSFIESVEKLDDLSFTISLSKPYAPFLANIAGTLPILPQHIWQDVQEPLTYRQDDALVGTGPYRLADYNPSEGSYLYEANQNYYGGKVSPSSIAFIKVSQETTGPMLESGAIDAGSIPADIALNMEQKGFKLEQEPPVWAVKLIINHQTNILLAGQSLRQALAYGINLDQLVEISQRGQAEKGSPGLIPPANTDWHNPQTFEYEFNPSLAESMIEELGYGKGQDGYYDKEGQQLELELAVSQGNLERDAQIIKSNLEDIGIKIDLVSYEAKTLDSKIETWDFDLALSGHGGLGGDPESLNRVVIGKDFNSVRYFKDQQLVDLLNMQIQEMDQDKRKEIIDDIQEIYARQLPSITLYYPQWYWAHNGKADIFFTPGGLATGIPIPINKMAFIGG
- a CDS encoding FmdE family protein — translated: MNYREHINKLIRQKDLEQLLYKSAEFHGHICSFSAYGVKAACYAMNQLNLEHEGMEEVLAIVETNNCFSDGVQLVTGCTFGNNALIFYDLGKTAVTVASRANKQWIRLVLKASFWKSRAEIYPRLFELYENIVTKRKNVGPQVKKEFRQLGQNMASSELKVPEPEMFVITKGKAEPPRFAPIHKSVICSQCGESVMETRARLKEGQPYCLACAADRFFYMDGYGIGCREQV
- a CDS encoding ABC transporter permease; translation: MHISIRQNLKRDVKAQAGLGLILLLFLGAILVPLLIQDPDAFSTHIFAPPSAQHWLGTNDLGQDIFSRLGYGLRTSMLISLSAGMLATSISVIVGMWSGFAGGWTDMVIMRIIDALLILPSIIIIILISAFIRPNMGSLIVIISLFHWAGGARIIRGQTLVLKHKTHISCAKTFGAGKWYTLTRHIIPDLGNIITASFLHNARSAVFLEAGMAFIGISSLSSVSLGTMMHNAFKFYYLPVWLWWLLPPGIMLSLILLSFTFLGNLMEKVIDPRLKDA